Proteins encoded together in one Leucoraja erinacea ecotype New England chromosome 30, Leri_hhj_1, whole genome shotgun sequence window:
- the si:ch73-206d17.1 gene encoding tyrosine-protein kinase STYK1, giving the protein MTLHCNFSISNRCNVNGINNGIIIIPVILGISSVVLITIIIWKTCKMKQQRERAPVILLQDKSEPVRQLENENGSVSTATERILATKDPSLKQWEISPEHIVGNLEYMQSGSYGPMYMANILSLDGSGEVKAVFKSLHDNASAKELSDYLDLLKFHTKICNHESIVKLLGCQTERMPLYLLLEFVNGGNLLHSLWKSRETEAQAGGGELKLTERDVYSIAKQVACGLEYLTTKHHLIHGDVAARNLLIHDNLTVKLTGLSLAFDVYKTRTLSSHKAAQVPIKWLAPERIMKLPITEKSDTWSFGILAYEIITLGSPPYPELQPLEVFPKLQRNYRMSKPSNSSNALYDLMKHCWQWKAYDRPSWSELINKLNSWMNTADKVELLKVADDLDLDQYKQAAGVF; this is encoded by the exons ATGACCCTCCACTGTAACTTCAGCATCTCGAATCGATGTA ATGTGAATGGTATAAACAATGGGATTATTATTATCCCAGTCATCCTTGGCATCTCCTCTGTGGTTCTGATCACGATAATCATATGGAAGACCTGTAAAATGAAGCAACAGAGGGAGCGTGCCCCAGTTATCCTCCTGCAAG ACAAATCTGAGCCTGTCCGTCAGCTGGAGAATGAAAATGGATCGGTGTCGACGGCAACTGAACGGATACTGGCAACTAAAGACCCCTCTCTGAAGCAGTGGGAAATTTCCCCCGAACACATAGTTGGCAATTTGGAATATATGCAGAGTGGGAGTTATGGCCCAATGTATATGGCCAACATCCTCTCTCTGGATGGGTCTGGAGAAGTCAAAGCTGTGTTCAAGTCTCTTCATG ACAACGCAAGTGCAAAGGAATTGAGTGACTACCTGGACCTGCTGAAGTTCCACACAAAGATCTGTAATCATGAATCCATTGTGAAACTGCTGGGCTGTCAAACAGAGAGAATGCCCCTGTACTTGCTGTTGGAGTTCGTGAATGGGGGAAACCTATTGCACTCCTTGTGGAAATCTCGTGAG ACAGAAGCTCAAGCTGGAGGAGGAGAACTTAAACTCACTGAGAGAGATGTATATAGCATTGCAAAGCAAGTAGCATGTGGACTG GAATATCTGACTACAAAGCACCACCTAATCCACGGGGATGTTGCTGCCCGGAATTTACTGATCCACGACAATCTCACCGTTAAACTGACTGGCCTGAGCCTGGCCTTTGATGTTTACAAGACGAGGACTCTCTCATCCCACAAAGCAgcccaggttcccattaaatggcTTGCACCCGAGAGGATAATGAAGCTGCCAATTACGGAGAAGAGTGACAC GTGGTCTTTTGGAATTCTTGCCTATGAAATAATTACTCTCG GTTCTCCTCCATATCCAGAACTTCAGCCTCTGGAGGTGTTTCCAAAACTGCAAAGAAATTATAGAATGTCGAAACCTTCTAATAGCAGCAATGCACT ATATGATCTGATGAAACACTGCTGGCAATGGAAGGCATATGATCGGccaagctggtcagagttgatcaATAAACTCAATTCCTGGATGAATACTGCTGACAAGGTTGAATTGCTAAAGGTAGCCGATGATCTGGACCTTGACCAATACAAGCAAGCTGCTGGTGTTTTCTAG